The window TTTGCGCAGATCCTTAAAAACGGGCGCCCAGCAGTTAAACTGGGCGCCCGTTTTCTTTTCAGGATGTCGCCGCATGCGCCCGCTCGTCGCCACCATCGATCTGGCCGCCATTCGCCACAACTATGCCGTGGCCCAGCGCTGTGCGCCGGGGCGCCAGGCGTTTGCGGTGGTCAAGGCCAACGCCTACGGCCACGGCGTGCGCGAGGTGGTGGCGGCGCTGGCCGAGGCGGCGGACGGCTTTGCCGTGGCCAGCCTGGAGGAGGCCGAGGAGGTGCGCGCGGTGCAGCCTGACGCGCGGCTGCTGCTGCTCGAGGGGTGCTTCGAGGCCGATGAATACGGGCGGGCCGCACAGCTGGGCCTGGATCTGCTGGTGCGGGACGAGCAGCAGCTTGCGGCCTTGCTGGCTGCGCCGCTCGGCCGGCCGCTGAATGTCTGGCTCAAGCTGGACAGCGGCATGCACCGCCTGGGGCTCTGCGCGGACGCGGTGCGCCGGTGCTTTGCGCGCCTGCGTGGCAGCGACCGGGTCGCCGAGCTGAATCTGCTCAGCCATTTCGCCTGTGCCGACGAGCGCGGCCATCCGCTCACCGAGCAGCAGCTGGAATGCTTCCTCGCTCTGCTCGACCTGGATTTCGATCAGCGCTCGCTGGCCAACTCGGCGGCGATCCTGACCATCCCGGCGGCGCACATGGACTGGCTGCGGCCGGGCATCATGCTCTACGGCGCCAGCCCGTTCGCCGAACTGTCCGCCGCCGAACTGGGCCTGCGCCCGGCCATGAGCCTGAGCGCGCAACTGCTCGCCGTGCGCGAGGTGGCGGCCGGCGACAGCGTCGGCTACGGCGCCGCCTGGGTGGCGCAACGGCCGGCGCGGATCGGCACGGTCAGCTGCGGTTACGCCGATGGTTATCCACGCCATGCGCCGTCCGGCACCCCGGTGGTGATCCATGGCCAGCGCGTGCCGCTGGCCGGGCGGGTGTCGATGGACATGCTGGCGGTCGATCTCACTGAGCTGCCAGAAGCGCAGGTCGGCGACGCGGTCGAGCTGTGGGGCGCGCAGTTGCCGGTCGACGAGTTGGCACAGGCGTGCGGGACCATCGGTTACGAGCTGCTGAGCAAAGTCACCGCGCGGGTGCCACGGCGTTACCGCAGCTTCTAGGGCGGGCCGACGAGGACGCCAGCGGCTGCGCCCGGCGCGCCGCCAGGCATCGGATTTGGCTATTTTTTGTGCTATATTCCGCGCCCCCGTGAGAGCCCGCTGGTCAAAAAATATGCAAGCCGCCAAGCCGTTGTTCGACTATCCCAAGTACTGGGCCGAGTGTTTCGGGCCGGCACCCTTCCTGCCGATGAGCCGGGAAGAGATGGATCAACTCGGCTGGGACTCCTGCGACATCATCATCGTCACCGGCGATGCCTATGTGGATCATCCGTCCTTCGGCATGGCCATCATCGGCCGCCTGCTCGAGGCTCAGGGCTTTCGCGTCGGCATCCTCGCCCAGCCGAACTGGCAGTCGAAAGACGACTTCATGAAGCTCGGCGAGCCGAACCTGTTCTTCGGCGTCGCCGCCGGCAACATGGACTCGATGATCAACCGCTACACCGCCGACAAGAAGATCCGCTCGGACGACGCCTACACCCCTGGCGGCCTGGCTGGCCAGCGCCCGGATCGCGCCAGCCTG is drawn from Pseudomonas cavernae and contains these coding sequences:
- the alr gene encoding alanine racemase codes for the protein MRPLVATIDLAAIRHNYAVAQRCAPGRQAFAVVKANAYGHGVREVVAALAEAADGFAVASLEEAEEVRAVQPDARLLLLEGCFEADEYGRAAQLGLDLLVRDEQQLAALLAAPLGRPLNVWLKLDSGMHRLGLCADAVRRCFARLRGSDRVAELNLLSHFACADERGHPLTEQQLECFLALLDLDFDQRSLANSAAILTIPAAHMDWLRPGIMLYGASPFAELSAAELGLRPAMSLSAQLLAVREVAAGDSVGYGAAWVAQRPARIGTVSCGYADGYPRHAPSGTPVVIHGQRVPLAGRVSMDMLAVDLTELPEAQVGDAVELWGAQLPVDELAQACGTIGYELLSKVTARVPRRYRSF